From a region of the Anaeromyxobacter sp. genome:
- a CDS encoding DEAD/DEAH box helicase, with protein MPKATPSPTLVLQLTPAALAELFAEGPLAEGREAVAAGRVSRPTLRPTHADAVVAGADRLLHHTRLAWSSQGLGTACSCGESRCAHGAALGLVLLGEVSTAPEVEAAGLGARDAELRRREARGASDLFEVRRQPGQPAGLTGGWLVSSPSARAYRVVLRSLVERHNGCTCPDFATNLLGTCKHVEAVLHRLRTDAPRRWARAVEEGPAAGYLHLAFTPEATVGLRQAPGGGAPGRRLAEAFFGRDGTLAAPLEVAWSALEAAAREAGLEVPDEVAALGARAVEAAELERRRREVEAEVRAAGPLPPGLLRRLYPYQVEGVAFLASRGRALLADEMGLGKTAQAIAALVHLARRGEVRRTVVVCPASLKHQWQRELLEFAGLGPADVAVVGGARAARLATYAAAPPVLVTSYELVRADARELSALAPDLLVLDEAQRIKNWRTRTAAVVKGLTSRFAFVLTGTPLENRLDDLYSLMQVVDPHRFGPLWRFNEEFTRLDEAGRPVGYRGLDRLRERLAPVALRRRKEEVLTDLPARLVSRRVVPMGAAQVALHAEADESAARLLAAARQRPLTPSEEQRLLRAFQRMRLASDAAGLVDGVTEGAPKLEELERLLEELCLAGGRKVVVFSEWERMQAMAAEVCQRLGVGHVRLHGGVPAAARGALVDRFREDPACQVFLSTDAGGVGLNLQAASHVVNLDLPWTPAVLAQRIARVHRLGQREPVNVVLLVSEGSFEERLEASLTGKRALFEAAVGDDTETSDLELATLARRLATTLGGEFAAATGRPDGAAPALRVVPPVRRPPPAALGPLAALAARKRAAAVALARAGQAAEALPLFHAAMALACRARDPRGDPGADPAALLAALHGHLVPAGLVTEAEAAALARAGEAARAFGASTLEPPAALVAAITADAAALVERAAQAPVVAGAGAAGQQAAHG; from the coding sequence GTGCCCAAGGCCACCCCATCGCCCACGCTGGTGCTCCAGCTCACCCCCGCCGCGCTGGCGGAGCTCTTCGCGGAGGGCCCCCTCGCCGAGGGGCGGGAGGCGGTGGCGGCCGGGCGCGTCTCGCGCCCCACCCTGCGCCCCACCCACGCCGACGCGGTGGTGGCCGGCGCCGACCGCCTGCTCCACCACACCCGGCTGGCCTGGTCGAGCCAGGGGCTGGGCACCGCCTGCTCCTGCGGTGAGAGCCGCTGCGCCCACGGCGCGGCGCTCGGCCTGGTGCTGCTCGGCGAGGTCTCGACGGCGCCCGAGGTGGAGGCGGCCGGGCTCGGCGCGCGCGACGCCGAGCTGCGGCGACGCGAGGCGCGCGGCGCCTCCGACCTCTTCGAGGTGCGCCGCCAGCCCGGGCAGCCGGCCGGGCTCACGGGCGGCTGGCTGGTCTCCTCGCCCTCGGCCCGGGCCTACCGGGTCGTGCTCCGGTCGCTCGTCGAGCGCCACAACGGCTGCACCTGCCCGGACTTCGCCACCAACCTGCTCGGCACCTGCAAGCACGTCGAGGCGGTGCTGCACCGGCTGCGCACCGACGCCCCGCGGCGCTGGGCGAGGGCGGTCGAGGAGGGCCCCGCGGCCGGCTACCTCCACCTGGCGTTCACCCCGGAGGCCACGGTCGGGCTCCGGCAGGCGCCGGGCGGCGGCGCGCCGGGGCGGCGGCTGGCCGAGGCCTTCTTCGGGAGAGACGGCACCCTGGCCGCCCCGCTCGAGGTGGCCTGGTCGGCGCTGGAGGCGGCGGCCAGGGAGGCCGGGCTGGAGGTGCCGGACGAGGTGGCGGCGCTGGGGGCGCGGGCCGTGGAGGCCGCCGAGCTGGAGCGGCGCCGGCGCGAGGTGGAGGCCGAGGTGCGCGCCGCCGGCCCGCTGCCGCCCGGGCTGCTGCGCCGGCTCTACCCGTACCAGGTGGAGGGCGTGGCCTTCCTGGCCTCGCGCGGTCGCGCCCTGCTGGCCGACGAGATGGGCCTCGGCAAGACCGCCCAGGCCATCGCCGCGCTGGTCCACCTGGCCCGGCGCGGCGAGGTGCGGCGCACCGTGGTGGTCTGCCCGGCCTCGCTCAAGCACCAGTGGCAGCGCGAGCTGCTGGAGTTCGCCGGGCTGGGGCCGGCCGACGTGGCCGTGGTGGGCGGCGCCCGCGCGGCGCGCCTGGCCACCTACGCGGCGGCCCCGCCGGTGCTGGTGACCAGCTACGAGCTGGTCCGGGCCGACGCCCGTGAGCTCTCGGCCCTGGCGCCGGACCTGCTGGTGCTCGACGAGGCCCAGCGCATCAAGAACTGGCGCACCCGCACCGCCGCGGTGGTGAAGGGCCTCACCAGCCGCTTCGCCTTCGTGCTCACCGGCACGCCGCTGGAGAACCGGCTCGACGACCTCTACAGCCTGATGCAGGTGGTGGATCCCCACCGCTTCGGGCCGCTCTGGCGCTTCAACGAGGAGTTCACCCGGCTGGACGAGGCCGGCCGGCCGGTCGGGTACCGCGGGCTGGACCGGCTGCGGGAGCGGCTGGCGCCGGTGGCCCTGCGCCGCCGCAAGGAGGAGGTGCTCACCGACCTGCCGGCGCGGCTGGTGTCCCGCCGGGTGGTGCCCATGGGCGCGGCGCAGGTGGCGTTGCACGCCGAGGCCGACGAGTCCGCGGCCCGGCTGCTGGCGGCCGCGCGCCAGCGCCCGCTCACGCCGTCGGAGGAGCAGCGGCTGCTGCGGGCCTTCCAGCGGATGCGCCTGGCGAGCGACGCGGCCGGGCTGGTGGACGGGGTGACCGAGGGGGCACCCAAGCTGGAGGAGCTGGAGCGGCTGCTGGAGGAGCTGTGCCTGGCCGGTGGCCGCAAGGTGGTGGTCTTCTCGGAGTGGGAGCGGATGCAGGCCATGGCGGCCGAGGTGTGCCAGCGGCTGGGCGTGGGCCACGTGCGGCTGCACGGCGGCGTGCCGGCGGCGGCGCGCGGGGCGCTGGTGGACCGCTTCCGCGAGGACCCGGCCTGCCAGGTCTTCCTCTCCACCGACGCGGGGGGCGTCGGGCTCAACCTGCAGGCGGCCAGCCACGTGGTGAACCTCGACCTGCCCTGGACGCCCGCGGTGCTGGCCCAGCGCATCGCCCGGGTGCACCGGCTCGGGCAGCGCGAGCCCGTCAACGTGGTGCTGCTGGTGTCGGAGGGGAGCTTCGAGGAGCGGCTGGAGGCCAGCCTGACCGGCAAGCGGGCGCTCTTCGAGGCCGCGGTGGGAGACGACACCGAGACCTCCGACCTGGAGCTCGCCACGCTGGCGCGCCGCCTGGCCACCACGCTGGGCGGGGAGTTCGCCGCCGCCACCGGCCGTCCGGACGGCGCCGCGCCGGCGCTCCGGGTGGTGCCGCCGGTCCGCCGCCCGCCGCCCGCCGCCCTCGGCCCGCTGGCCGCCCTGGCCGCGCGGAAGCGGGCGGCGGCGGTGGCGCTGGCCCGCGCCGGCCAGGCCGCCGAGGCCCTGCCGCTCTTCCACGCGGCCATGGCGCTGGCCTGCCGCGCGCGCGACCCGCGCGGCGACCCGGGGGCCGATCCCGCCGCCCTGCTCGCGGCCCTCCACGGACACCTGGTGCCGGCCGGCCTGGTGACCGAGGCCGAGGCGGCCGCCCTGGCGCGCGCCGGCGAGGCCGCCCGCGCCTTCGGCGCCTCCACGCTCGAGCCGCCGGCGGCGCTGGTGGCGGCCATCACCGCCGACGCCGCGGCGCTGGTGGAGCGGGCCGCGCAGGCGCCCGTCGTGGCTGGCGCCGGCGCGGCGGGCCAGCAGGCAGCGCACGGGTGA
- a CDS encoding flap endonuclease: MDPLPAPRLHLVDGTFELFRAHFSRRPGHAAPDGRDVKATVGLASSLVALLRDRREAPTHLAVAFDHPIRSFRNDLWPGYKTEAGMPPALLAQLDDAEAAARALGLVAWPMDAFEADDALASATARFRGEVAEVRILTPDKDLGQCLEAGRVVQVDRVRDAVIDEAALLARRGVAPASVPDLLALTGDEADGFPGLPGFGEKTAAALLGAFRHLEAIPDDPARWPPGIRGAARLAATLATRREEALLFRRLATLVTTVPLAEPLAGLRWGGVPRAAFTAWCGRMGAARLLQAVEASGLPWA; encoded by the coding sequence ATGGACCCCCTCCCCGCCCCCCGCCTCCACCTCGTGGACGGGACCTTCGAGCTCTTCCGCGCCCACTTCTCCAGGCGCCCTGGCCACGCCGCACCCGATGGCCGGGACGTCAAGGCCACGGTGGGCCTGGCCTCCAGCCTGGTGGCCCTGCTGCGCGACCGGCGCGAGGCGCCGACGCACCTGGCGGTGGCCTTCGACCACCCCATCCGCTCGTTCCGCAACGACCTGTGGCCGGGCTACAAGACCGAGGCCGGCATGCCGCCAGCGCTGCTGGCCCAGCTCGACGACGCGGAGGCGGCGGCCCGGGCGCTCGGCCTGGTGGCCTGGCCCATGGACGCCTTCGAGGCCGATGACGCCCTGGCCAGCGCCACGGCCCGCTTCCGCGGCGAGGTGGCCGAGGTCCGCATCCTCACGCCGGACAAGGACCTGGGGCAGTGCCTGGAGGCCGGGCGGGTGGTGCAGGTGGACCGGGTGCGCGACGCGGTCATCGACGAGGCGGCGCTGCTGGCGCGGCGCGGCGTGGCGCCGGCCAGCGTGCCCGACCTGCTGGCGCTCACCGGCGACGAGGCCGACGGCTTCCCCGGGCTGCCGGGCTTCGGCGAGAAGACCGCGGCGGCGCTGCTGGGCGCCTTCCGCCACCTGGAGGCCATCCCGGACGACCCGGCCCGCTGGCCGCCCGGGATCCGCGGCGCCGCGAGGCTGGCCGCCACGCTGGCGACGCGCCGCGAGGAGGCGCTGCTGTTCCGCCGCCTGGCCACCCTGGTCACCACGGTGCCGCTGGCGGAGCCGCTGGCGGGCCTGCGCTGGGGCGGCGTCCCCAGGGCCGCCTTCACGGCCTGGTGCGGACGCATGGGCGCCGCCCGGCTCCTGCAGGCCGTGGAGGCCTCCGGCCTGCCGTGGGCCTGA
- a CDS encoding 4Fe-4S binding protein, translated as MCTFCVQHGDGKRWYLNAQNYAADLESDLKRRGFMVGFVQGFERSRRSIQVGLGALRLLPRPVRGALAERASRTQQAEHFGQPVSLEDCEKILDLATNVTRLPCVCRGAMVPGSNAESCCLVVTATPHDGVVAEVFRGYQGGPQAEGFETLDKPRALALLRRCEEAGLAHTAWTFHTPFVAALCNCDLPSGCLAMNTQLRGGVRVMWKGEDVVRLDAERCSGCAQCVPACPFGALTRVRKGEVRLDRQGCWGCGTCRAHCARGALALEPRDAAPDVAGRW; from the coding sequence ATGTGCACCTTCTGCGTCCAGCACGGCGACGGCAAGCGCTGGTACCTGAACGCCCAGAACTACGCCGCCGACCTGGAGTCCGACCTGAAGCGGCGCGGCTTCATGGTGGGCTTCGTCCAGGGCTTCGAGCGCAGCCGCCGCTCCATCCAGGTGGGCCTGGGCGCGCTCCGGCTGCTGCCCCGGCCGGTGCGCGGCGCCCTGGCCGAGCGGGCCTCGCGCACCCAGCAGGCCGAGCACTTCGGCCAGCCGGTCTCGCTGGAGGACTGCGAGAAGATCCTCGACCTGGCCACCAACGTGACCCGGCTGCCCTGCGTCTGCCGCGGCGCCATGGTGCCCGGCTCCAACGCCGAGTCCTGCTGCCTGGTGGTGACCGCCACGCCCCACGACGGCGTGGTGGCCGAGGTCTTTCGCGGCTACCAGGGTGGCCCGCAGGCCGAGGGCTTCGAGACCCTCGACAAGCCCCGGGCGCTGGCGCTGCTGCGCCGCTGCGAGGAGGCCGGGCTGGCCCACACCGCCTGGACCTTCCACACCCCCTTCGTGGCCGCGCTCTGCAACTGCGACCTGCCGAGCGGCTGCCTGGCCATGAACACCCAGCTCCGGGGTGGCGTGCGGGTCATGTGGAAGGGCGAGGACGTGGTCCGGCTGGACGCCGAGCGGTGCAGCGGCTGCGCCCAGTGCGTGCCGGCCTGCCCCTTCGGCGCCCTCACCCGGGTGCGGAAGGGCGAGGTCCGGCTCGACCGGCAGGGCTGCTGGGGCTGCGGCACCTGCCGGGCCCACTGCGCCCGCGGGGCGCTGGCGCTCGAGCCGCGCGACGCGGCGCCCGACGTGGCCGGGCGCTGGTGA
- a CDS encoding lipid A biosynthesis acyltransferase, producing MPLRAGLAFATLVGRVAWPVAGGTRRLILEHLAEAFPELPPAEREAIGRACLVHLAWLAAEIVTAPSYVARLEGYVSFAPGAEALLRELMAEGKGLVMVSGHIGHWELLAQRLAATGIPCASIAKAGSDQKVDALLGRYRAAANIEILLRDAPGTARAMIRCLKQGKLLGLLIDQDTRVQGVFVPFFGQPAFTPRAAGDLALRFKAPVAVVWSRRRGPRPGDGHELRIERVRYDEAAADREAASVGITADCTAILERAIRERPAEWVWMHRRWKTRPPAEAPAAPPVAQAAQAPQAASAVR from the coding sequence GTGCCCCTCCGGGCCGGCCTGGCCTTCGCCACGCTGGTGGGGCGGGTCGCCTGGCCGGTGGCCGGGGGGACGCGCCGGCTCATCCTCGAGCACCTCGCCGAGGCCTTCCCGGAGCTGCCGCCCGCCGAGCGCGAGGCCATCGGCCGGGCCTGCCTGGTGCACCTGGCCTGGCTGGCCGCCGAGATCGTCACCGCCCCCAGCTACGTGGCGCGGCTGGAGGGCTACGTCTCCTTCGCCCCGGGCGCCGAGGCGCTGCTCCGCGAGCTGATGGCGGAGGGCAAGGGGCTGGTGATGGTCTCGGGGCACATCGGCCACTGGGAGCTCCTGGCCCAGCGGCTGGCGGCCACCGGGATCCCCTGCGCCTCCATCGCCAAGGCGGGCTCGGACCAGAAGGTGGACGCGCTGCTCGGCCGCTACCGCGCCGCCGCCAACATCGAGATCCTGCTGCGCGACGCGCCGGGCACCGCGCGCGCCATGATCCGCTGCCTCAAGCAGGGCAAGCTGCTCGGGCTGCTCATCGACCAGGACACCCGGGTGCAGGGCGTGTTCGTGCCCTTCTTCGGCCAGCCGGCCTTCACGCCGCGCGCCGCCGGCGACCTGGCCCTGCGCTTCAAGGCGCCGGTGGCCGTGGTCTGGAGCCGCCGCCGCGGTCCGCGCCCGGGGGACGGCCACGAGCTGCGCATCGAGCGGGTCCGGTACGACGAGGCCGCCGCCGACCGCGAGGCGGCCTCGGTGGGCATCACGGCGGACTGCACCGCCATCCTGGAGCGGGCCATCCGGGAGCGGCCGGCCGAGTGGGTCTGGATGCACCGGCGCTGGAAGACCCGGCCCCCGGCGGAGGCCCCGGCCGCGCCGCCGGTGGCGCAGGCGGCCCAGGCCCCTCAGGCCGCCAGCGCCGTGCGCTAG
- a CDS encoding TetR/AcrR family transcriptional regulator → MALPARRTELSTVKRRQILAGARLAFGELGYERTSVDLVATRAGVGKATVYNHFEDKQALFLACFSEEADALREALRRSLGQAGGDPAVALRRVGEQVVRTLISPAFLSLYRHTVAETERFPELGEAFFERGPAVVYQAIAAWLRRWEALGALRLADPHAAAVQFVGLCQGTLVLRARLGLRPSPSTEVVRATVRDAVRAFLRAYGP, encoded by the coding sequence ATGGCCCTGCCGGCCCGCCGGACCGAGCTCTCCACCGTGAAGCGCCGCCAGATCCTGGCCGGGGCCCGCCTGGCCTTCGGTGAGCTCGGGTACGAGCGGACCAGCGTGGACCTGGTGGCGACCCGGGCCGGGGTCGGCAAGGCCACGGTCTACAACCACTTCGAGGACAAGCAGGCGCTCTTCCTGGCCTGCTTCTCCGAGGAGGCGGACGCGCTCCGCGAGGCGCTGCGCCGCTCGCTCGGCCAGGCCGGGGGCGACCCCGCGGTGGCCCTCCGCCGGGTCGGGGAGCAGGTGGTGCGGACGCTCATCTCCCCGGCGTTCCTCTCGCTCTACCGCCACACCGTGGCGGAGACCGAGCGCTTCCCGGAGCTGGGCGAGGCCTTCTTCGAGCGCGGCCCGGCGGTGGTGTACCAGGCCATCGCGGCCTGGCTGCGCCGGTGGGAGGCGCTGGGCGCGCTGCGGCTCGCTGACCCCCACGCCGCCGCGGTGCAGTTCGTCGGGCTCTGCCAGGGCACGTTGGTGCTCCGGGCGCGGCTGGGCCTCCGGCCGAGCCCCTCGACGGAGGTGGTCCGGGCCACGGTGCGGGACGCCGTGCGCGCCTTCCTGCGCGCCTATGGCCCCTGA
- a CDS encoding efflux RND transporter periplasmic adaptor subunit, whose product MTTRPPRAAPPPVATLALLAASTLAACGGPVAGSAPAGPVEVGVVTLAPTSVTLTRELPGRTSAFRVAEIRARVSGIVLKRRFTEGSDVQEGQRLFLIDPAPYQAALEGARAALARAEATQANASLVAQRFGDLVKDDAVSRQENDTAQAALKSADADVAAARAAEQLARLNLGYTSVTAPVAGRIGRSAVTEGAYVQASQATLLATVQQLDPVYVDLPQSATEVLKLRRDLAAGTLEGAGRSGATVRLVTDDGREYAHPGVLQFADVTVDPGTGSVTLRALFPNPTGELLPGLFVRARLEEAVDPKALLVPQVAVTRDQKGLPTALVVTTEGKVERRQLVTDRAVGDAWLVTAGVKAGDQVIVEGLQKVRPGALVTPVPAAAGR is encoded by the coding sequence ATGACCACCCGCCCACCCCGCGCCGCCCCCCCTCCCGTCGCCACGCTGGCGCTGCTCGCCGCCTCGACCCTGGCCGCCTGCGGCGGGCCGGTCGCCGGGTCCGCGCCGGCCGGCCCGGTGGAGGTGGGCGTGGTCACCCTCGCCCCCACCTCGGTGACCCTCACCCGGGAGCTGCCGGGGCGCACCTCCGCCTTCCGGGTGGCCGAGATCCGGGCCCGGGTCAGCGGGATCGTGCTGAAGCGCCGCTTCACGGAGGGCAGCGACGTGCAGGAGGGGCAGCGGCTCTTCCTCATCGACCCCGCCCCGTACCAGGCCGCCCTGGAGGGGGCCCGGGCCGCGCTGGCGCGCGCCGAGGCCACCCAGGCCAACGCCTCCCTGGTGGCGCAGCGCTTCGGCGACCTGGTGAAGGACGACGCGGTGAGCCGCCAGGAGAACGACACCGCCCAGGCGGCCCTCAAGTCCGCCGACGCCGACGTGGCGGCGGCGCGCGCCGCCGAGCAGCTGGCCCGGCTCAACCTGGGGTACACCTCGGTGACGGCGCCGGTGGCCGGCCGCATCGGCCGCTCGGCGGTGACCGAGGGGGCCTACGTGCAGGCCTCGCAGGCCACGCTGCTGGCCACCGTGCAGCAGCTCGACCCGGTCTACGTCGACCTGCCGCAGTCCGCCACCGAGGTCCTCAAGCTCCGCCGGGACCTGGCGGCCGGCACGCTGGAGGGGGCCGGCCGGAGCGGCGCCACGGTCCGGCTGGTCACCGACGACGGCCGCGAGTACGCCCACCCCGGGGTGCTGCAGTTCGCCGACGTCACCGTGGACCCGGGCACCGGCTCCGTCACGCTGCGGGCGCTCTTCCCCAACCCCACCGGCGAGCTCCTGCCGGGCCTGTTCGTGCGCGCGCGGCTGGAGGAGGCGGTGGATCCCAAGGCGCTGCTGGTGCCGCAGGTGGCGGTCACCCGCGACCAGAAGGGGCTGCCGACGGCGCTGGTGGTCACCACCGAGGGGAAGGTGGAGCGCCGCCAGCTGGTCACCGACCGCGCCGTGGGCGACGCCTGGCTGGTGACCGCCGGGGTCAAGGCGGGCGATCAGGTCATCGTCGAGGGGCTGCAGAAGGTCAGGCCGGGCGCGCTGGTGACCCCGGTGCCGGCCGCCGCCGGCAGGTAG
- a CDS encoding efflux RND transporter permease subunit, with translation MAQFFIDRPIFAWVIGILVMLAGGLAVTTLPVSQYPAIAPPTISVYATYPGASARTLEDTVTQVIEQRMNGLDHLRYMGSSSDSAGNAQVTLTFEAGTDPDVAQVQVQNKLSLAMPQLPQEVQRQGVRVAKSVSNFLLIIGLVSEDGSMSRNDISDYAFASLTDQISRVSGVGEVTTFGAPYAMRLWLDPSRLARYRLTPLDVSAAVLAQNAQVSAGNLGGLPAVEGQRLTATITVQTRLQTPEQFRAILLRVGADGSRVMLGDVARVELAGETSEIETYINGRPSGGIGVRLAAGANALQTAAAVKARVDELARYFPPGLKAVYPVDTTPFVRLSIEEVLKTLLEAIVLVFLVMYLFLQNFRATLIPTIAVPVVLLGTFGVLSAFGFGINTLTMFGLVLAIGLLVDDAIVVVENVERVMSEEGLPPRSATRKSMSQITGALVGIALVLSAVFVPMAFFGGSVGVIYRQFSITIVSSMALSVLVALTLTPALCATLLKPVEKGHGLARQGVFGWFNRTYDRGATQYQGVVGFLLKRRVRSLAAYLVLVALLAGLFSRLPTGFLPQEDQGLIYVQAILPPGSTMEQSRKVLARISEHLLTEEKEAIESVLAIAGFNFGSRGQNAAVAWVRLKPWDQRTDPRLRADSVTARVQKAMAGLKGANVFAFAPPAVTELGNANGFELQLQDRANLGHDALMGARNALLDLARKDPRLAKVRPGGLEDTPQFNVDVDQEKAIAQGVPLAEVNQILASTWGAAYLNDFMDKGRTKRVYMQADAPYRMNPEDLGRWYVRNRAGEMVPLSAFASGRWSFGPPKLERFNGVSAVAIQGEPAAGRSSGEAMAALEGIVGQLPPGVGFEWSGLSYEERLSGAGAPLLYAISLLVVFLCLAALYESWSIPVSVMLVVPLGVLGAVLAMLLRGLTNDVFFQVGLLTTVGLSAKNAILIVEFAKELQERGRGVVEAALEAARLRLRPILMTSLAFVLGVLPLAIARGAGAGGQVAIGTAVIGGMISATVLAILFVPLFFVLVARPSAPPGEERHEPNDPDADARAEEAELGRRQAMGSAHGGGHV, from the coding sequence GTGGCCCAGTTCTTCATCGACCGACCGATCTTCGCCTGGGTCATCGGCATCCTGGTGATGCTGGCCGGCGGCCTGGCCGTCACCACCCTGCCGGTCTCGCAGTACCCGGCCATCGCGCCGCCCACCATCAGCGTCTACGCCACCTACCCGGGCGCCTCGGCCCGGACGCTCGAGGACACCGTCACCCAGGTGATCGAGCAGCGCATGAACGGCCTGGACCACCTGCGCTACATGGGGTCCTCGTCCGACTCGGCCGGCAACGCCCAGGTGACCCTCACCTTCGAGGCCGGCACCGACCCGGACGTCGCGCAGGTGCAGGTGCAGAACAAGCTGTCGCTGGCCATGCCGCAGCTGCCGCAGGAGGTGCAGCGCCAGGGGGTGCGCGTCGCCAAGTCGGTCTCCAACTTCCTCCTGATCATCGGCCTGGTCTCCGAGGACGGCTCGATGAGCCGCAACGACATCTCCGACTACGCCTTCGCCTCGCTGACCGACCAGATCAGCCGGGTCTCCGGGGTCGGCGAGGTGACCACCTTCGGCGCGCCCTACGCCATGCGGCTCTGGCTCGACCCGTCCCGGCTGGCCAGGTACCGCCTCACCCCGCTCGACGTCTCCGCCGCGGTGCTGGCGCAGAACGCCCAGGTGTCGGCGGGGAACCTGGGCGGCCTGCCGGCGGTGGAGGGGCAGCGGCTCACCGCCACCATCACCGTCCAGACCCGCCTGCAGACCCCGGAGCAGTTCCGCGCCATCCTGCTCCGGGTCGGCGCCGACGGGTCGCGGGTGATGCTCGGCGACGTGGCCCGGGTGGAGCTGGCCGGCGAGACCTCCGAGATCGAGACCTACATCAACGGGCGCCCCTCCGGCGGCATCGGGGTGCGGCTGGCGGCCGGCGCCAACGCGCTGCAGACCGCCGCGGCGGTGAAGGCGCGGGTCGACGAGCTGGCCCGCTACTTCCCCCCGGGGCTGAAGGCGGTCTACCCGGTCGACACCACGCCCTTCGTGCGGCTCTCCATCGAGGAGGTGCTGAAGACGCTGCTCGAGGCCATCGTCCTGGTGTTCCTGGTGATGTACCTCTTCCTCCAGAACTTCAGGGCCACCCTCATCCCCACCATCGCCGTGCCGGTGGTGCTGCTCGGCACCTTCGGCGTCCTCTCGGCCTTCGGCTTCGGCATCAACACCCTCACCATGTTCGGCCTGGTGCTGGCCATCGGCCTGCTGGTGGACGACGCCATCGTGGTGGTGGAGAACGTCGAGCGGGTCATGAGCGAGGAGGGGCTGCCGCCCCGCTCCGCCACCCGCAAGTCGATGTCCCAGATCACCGGAGCCCTGGTGGGCATCGCGCTGGTGCTCTCCGCGGTCTTCGTCCCCATGGCCTTCTTCGGCGGCTCGGTGGGCGTCATCTACCGCCAGTTCTCCATCACCATCGTCTCCTCGATGGCGCTCTCGGTGCTGGTGGCGCTGACCCTCACCCCGGCCCTCTGCGCCACCCTCCTGAAGCCGGTGGAGAAGGGGCACGGCCTCGCCAGGCAGGGCGTCTTCGGCTGGTTCAACCGGACCTACGATCGCGGCGCCACCCAGTACCAGGGGGTGGTGGGCTTCCTGCTGAAGCGGCGGGTGCGCTCCCTGGCCGCCTACCTGGTGCTGGTGGCCCTGCTGGCCGGGCTCTTCAGCCGCCTGCCGACCGGGTTCCTGCCGCAGGAGGACCAGGGGCTCATCTACGTGCAGGCCATCCTGCCGCCGGGCAGCACCATGGAGCAGTCCAGGAAGGTGCTGGCCCGCATCTCCGAGCACCTGCTCACCGAGGAGAAGGAGGCCATCGAGTCGGTGCTGGCCATCGCCGGCTTCAACTTCGGCTCGCGCGGGCAGAACGCCGCGGTGGCCTGGGTGCGGCTCAAGCCCTGGGACCAGCGGACCGACCCCCGGCTGCGGGCCGACAGCGTCACCGCCCGCGTCCAGAAGGCCATGGCGGGCCTCAAGGGGGCCAACGTCTTCGCCTTCGCCCCGCCGGCCGTCACCGAGCTCGGCAACGCCAACGGCTTCGAGCTGCAGCTGCAGGACCGCGCCAACCTCGGCCACGACGCGCTCATGGGGGCGCGCAACGCCCTCCTCGACCTGGCCCGCAAGGACCCGCGCCTGGCCAAGGTGCGCCCGGGCGGCCTGGAGGACACCCCCCAGTTCAACGTCGACGTGGACCAGGAGAAGGCCATCGCCCAGGGGGTCCCGCTGGCCGAGGTGAACCAGATCCTGGCCTCCACCTGGGGCGCCGCCTACCTCAACGACTTCATGGACAAGGGGCGCACCAAGCGCGTCTACATGCAGGCCGACGCGCCGTACCGCATGAACCCGGAGGACCTGGGCCGCTGGTACGTCCGGAACCGGGCCGGCGAGATGGTGCCGCTCTCGGCCTTCGCGAGCGGCCGGTGGTCCTTCGGGCCCCCGAAGCTGGAGCGCTTCAACGGCGTCTCCGCGGTGGCCATCCAGGGCGAGCCCGCGGCGGGCCGCAGCTCGGGCGAGGCCATGGCGGCGCTGGAGGGGATCGTGGGGCAGCTCCCGCCCGGCGTCGGCTTCGAGTGGTCCGGCCTCTCCTACGAGGAGCGGCTCTCCGGCGCCGGCGCCCCGCTGCTCTACGCCATCTCGCTGCTGGTGGTCTTCCTCTGCCTGGCGGCGCTCTACGAGAGCTGGTCGATCCCGGTCTCGGTCATGCTGGTGGTGCCGCTCGGCGTGCTCGGCGCGGTGCTGGCGATGCTGCTGCGCGGCCTCACCAACGACGTCTTCTTCCAGGTGGGCCTGCTCACCACCGTGGGGCTCTCGGCCAAGAACGCCATCCTCATCGTGGAGTTCGCCAAGGAGCTGCAGGAGCGCGGAAGGGGCGTGGTCGAGGCCGCGCTGGAGGCCGCCCGGCTGCGCCTGCGCCCCATCCTCATGACGTCGCTGGCCTTCGTGCTGGGCGTGCTCCCGCTGGCCATCGCCCGCGGCGCCGGCGCCGGCGGCCAGGTGGCCATCGGCACCGCGGTGATCGGCGGGATGATCTCGGCCACCGTGCTGGCCATCCTCTTCGTGCCCCTCTTCTTCGTGCTGGTGGCCCGACCCTCGGCGCCACCGGGAGAGGAGCGGCACGAGCCGAACGACCCGGACGCCGACGCCCGGGCCGAGGAGGCCGAGCTGGGTCGGCGGCAGGCGATGGGCTCGGCGCACGGAGGGGGCCATGTCTAG